Genomic window (Planctomycetia bacterium):
TTCCATTGCTGTTTTGCTTTGGGTTGGTCAGCAGGTTTTGAACGGTTCATCCATTCATTGATTTCATACTCGATGCCATAATGATCGGGCGGGCACATCAAAATATGCGGAGCAGACCGGCTCATGAGCCACTTCCTTTCCGCAGCTCGGTTACCAGTTCACGCAGGAAAGGTTCAACATCGGTTACAATACCAACCGTTTGACTGCTGCCACGATCCATGAGTTTGGTAACCGTTGCCGGATTAATATCGATACAAGCAACCTTAACACGTGCGGGTAGCAGGTTGCCGGTTGCAATCGAATGTAGTGCCGTTGCCACCATCAGGCAGAAGCCGACGTTGTCCCGCACATGCTCCCGCATCAACTCCTGGGCCTTGATGGTATCGGTGATGACATCGGTGAGAGGACCATCATCACGGATACTACCTGCGAGGATATACGAGATGTTGTGCTTGACACAGTCGTACATAATGCCTGATGTGAGAACGCCTTTCTCAACAGCAGGTTTAATGCCTCCAGCTCGGCGAATCTTATTAATAGCTCGTAAGTGATGCTCATGCCCTTCATCCATAGGCAAGCCTTTATCCATGGAAATGCCCAAGCTGGTACCGAACATGGATTGCTCGATGTCGTGAGTAGCCAGTGCATTGCCGGCAAAAAGTATGTCCAAGTAGCCCATCTGAATCAAGGCACATACATGCTCTACACCACCCGTATGAACAATCGCGGGCCCCAGTACTGCAAGTATCTTCTGTTTCGCCTTGCGTGCTGCTCGCATCGCGCCAGCTATCTCGCGGACTGTGACTCCCTTGGGTTTTTCACTGCTCACCGGGCTCGACATGAATTCGAACAGTCCTTTGTGGTGACCAGCTTCAGCGGCCTGAACACGAATCCCGCGATGGCCAACAACGATGGGCATCCCCTTTTTTACATCCAGCATGGGAATACATCGGGGCAATCCCGTGCTTGCATCAAGTGTTATTCCGCAGTCCATTTCCTGATCGGCAACATCAACCCATTTGTCGTTCATCCGAATTTGTGTGTGGTGATTTGTTGTACTGTAAAACGTCTCAGGAAATGCTCCATCCATATCAGCTGGTTCAATGGACGCATCTTCCTGGGTAATCGGCGTGGCGCCGTGATCGTGAATGACTTCAAGGATATCTTCCAGAACCTCGGTGCTTTTCGCCAGCACTTTGATCTTGGCGTAACTGGGATCCGTAGGCTTCACGCCCACATTGATCTGCTGTAATTCATATAGTCCGCCACGGGTGAGAATTTCATCCATGATCTTCGGAAGCAGCAGCGAATCAATGATATGCCCATTCAGTTCAACGATTTCTGCTACTGGAAAATCATTTGCCGTTGACTGTTGAGGTTTCACAGCCATAAGTCACCTGGAGAGAAATGATCCTCTCATTGTAGAAGCCAGGAGAGTGCTGCCAGTGGAAATGAAGGTTCATGCTGATAAAGAAATTGAAGTATCTACGCTACTTTGTGGAACAATGGTTCGTTGATTAGCTGGTAGAGTAATCGACCTGCAGACGCGTACGCTTCTAAAAGAGCAGCTTCGCCGGTAGCTGCTAATACGAACTGAGGCCTTCGGCTCATTTTTAGCAGTTGCTGTTGAAGCTCAGACCAGTTTACGTCTCCATGTCCCAGTGGTAGGCTGCGGAAGATCTCGTGACGACGCCGATCACGAAGTCTGATTTGCCCCAGACGGTGCTCTAATGTTATCAATTCGTGAAGAGGGTTGCGTCCTACAGCTATGCAATTGCCTGGATCAAAGCTAATAGATAGAGTTTTATCCATTTCTGCGAGGCTTAACGATAAATCAGCTGCCCAGTTGGTTTCCAGCGACACTTGAATATGGTACTGCTTCGCAATTTCCAATGCAGGGAGCAGATACTGATGAAAACGTCGCAGATCGCCTGGATTTTTCGGTGCAGCAGCTTCAAGCAGAGGCACATGCAGCAAC
Coding sequences:
- a CDS encoding TIGR00300 family protein, whose translation is MAVKPQQSTANDFPVAEIVELNGHIIDSLLLPKIMDEILTRGGLYELQQINVGVKPTDPSYAKIKVLAKSTEVLEDILEVIHDHGATPITQEDASIEPADMDGAFPETFYSTTNHHTQIRMNDKWVDVADQEMDCGITLDASTGLPRCIPMLDVKKGMPIVVGHRGIRVQAAEAGHHKGLFEFMSSPVSSEKPKGVTVREIAGAMRAARKAKQKILAVLGPAIVHTGGVEHVCALIQMGYLDILFAGNALATHDIEQSMFGTSLGISMDKGLPMDEGHEHHLRAINKIRRAGGIKPAVEKGVLTSGIMYDCVKHNISYILAGSIRDDGPLTDVITDTIKAQELMREHVRDNVGFCLMVATALHSIATGNLLPARVKVACIDINPATVTKLMDRGSSQTVGIVTDVEPFLRELVTELRKGSGS